The proteins below come from a single Columba livia isolate bColLiv1 breed racing homer chromosome 26, bColLiv1.pat.W.v2, whole genome shotgun sequence genomic window:
- the LOC102097234 gene encoding CCN family member 2 encodes MLGNLGTATRTLFLLLLTPAWAEPQACPSPCRCAPQALQCPAGTSHVLDACGCCKVCARQLGELCSLQKPCDHHKGLYCDFSKIHRGSGICLAHEGATCDLLGKIYHNGESFQPTCTLQCICMDGAIGCIPLCSDDLRLPSPECPNPRRVKFRNKCCEEWICEEGSEENRFEMAMAVFREDPAHKPELNDLQENCLVQTTEWSACSRSCGMGISARVTNDNPQCRLEKETRLCMVRPCDFPMEKTKKGKKCVRTPKPRQSLRFEFSGCTSTRSYRPKFCGSCTDGRCCTPYVTSTVEVEFRCPEGDFFQRKMMFIKMCSCHHDCPRDNDIFLATYHRRMIGDHVKTERQ; translated from the exons ATGCTTGGCAACTTGGGGACAGCGACCCGGaccctgttcctcctcctcctcacccctgCCTGG GCGGAACCGCAGGCCTGCCCGTCGCCGTGCCGCTGCGCCCCCCAGGCTCTGCAGTGCCCCGCCGGCACCAGCCACGTCTTGGATGCCTGCGGCTGCTGCAAGGTGTGTGCCAGGCAGCTGGGCgagctctgctccctgcagaaACCCTGCGATCATCACAAGGGACTCTACTGCGACTTCTCCAAGATCCACAGAGGCAGTGGGATCTGCTTAG ctcacGAGGGCGCGACGTGTGACCTGCTGGGCAAGATCTACCACAACGGGGAGAGCTTCCAGCCCACCTGCACGTTGCAGTGCATCTGCATGGACGGGGCCATCGGCTGCATCCCCCTCTGCTCCGACGACCTGCGCCTGCCGTCCCCCGAGTGCCCCAACCCCCGGCGCGTGAAGTTTCGCAATAAGTGCTGTGAAGAGTGGATCTGTGAAGAGGGCAGTGAGGAAAACCGCTTTGAAATGGCCATGGCGG TTTTCAGGGAGGATCCTGCACACAAGCCAGAGCTGAACGACCTGCAGGAGAACTGCTTGGTGCAGACCACTGAGTGGAGCGCGTGCTCCCGGAGCTGCGGCATGGGCATCTCTGCCCGAGTGACCAACGACAACCCCCAGTGCCGCCTGGAGAAGGAGACCCGGCTCTGCATGGTCCGGCCCTGTGACTTCCCCATGGAGAAGACCAAG AAGGGGAAGAAGTGTGTGCGGACCCCCAAGCCACGACAGAGCCTCCGCTTTGAGTTTTCCGGCTGCACCAGCACCCGTTCCTACCGACCCAAGTTCTGCGGCAGCTGCACAGATGGCCGCTGCTGCACCCCGTATGTCACCAGCACTGTGGAGGTGGAGTTCCGCTGCCCCGAGGGGGACTTCTTCCAGCGGAAGATGATGTTCATCAAGATGTGCTCCTGCCACCACGACTGCCCCCGAGACAATGACATCTTCCTGGCCACGTATCACAGGAGGATGATCGGAGACCATGTCAAGACGGAGAGGCAGTAG